A genomic window from Erythrobacter sp. BLCC-B19 includes:
- a CDS encoding SMI1/KNR4 family protein: MASIQTLVAGAICSEPASEDQLQAIERRLGLTLPLPLRTLYLQANGFREPLGNAAYLLSLEEMASFTEYFWRDWPLDAPQGPDFSDYIVFGSSGADEHWAMHIAAPHQVIGYHHHMEGTPEELGNDLGAIFMRDFAIMREFADGQPD; the protein is encoded by the coding sequence ATGGCTTCAATTCAAACACTGGTTGCGGGCGCAATTTGCTCCGAGCCTGCATCGGAAGACCAACTACAAGCGATCGAGCGGAGGCTTGGCCTCACATTGCCGCTGCCTTTGCGCACGCTTTACCTTCAGGCCAACGGGTTTCGCGAACCGCTTGGAAACGCTGCCTATCTCCTTTCGCTGGAAGAAATGGCCTCATTTACCGAGTACTTTTGGCGGGATTGGCCGCTCGATGCGCCACAAGGACCTGATTTCTCAGACTACATCGTGTTCGGTTCCTCCGGTGCCGACGAGCATTGGGCCATGCACATCGCCGCCCCTCATCAGGTGATCGGCTACCATCACCACATGGAAGGCACGCCAGAGGAACTCGGAAACGATTTGGGCGCGATCTTCATGCGCGACTTCGCCATCATGCGCGAGTTTGCAGACGGCCAACCTGATTGA
- the era gene encoding GTPase Era, whose product MTDTPHSTRCGVVAVLGAPNAGKSTLVNALVGQKVAITSAKAQTTRARMLGIALHELEGVPTQMILVDTPGIFAPRRRLDRAMVSAAWEGAEAADAVLLMVDPIKQRRHELEPLLETLATRPERKILVLNKVDRAKKEPLLVLAQELTGKVDFAEVFFISALTGEGVPELKDNLAKLMPEGDWMYPEDQVSDASERLLAAEITREQLYQQLHEELPYDSAVRPEKYEVRPDGSVEIHQQIVVTRDNQRAIVLGKGGSKIKAIGAAARAELAEVLGVKVHLFLHVKVLENWAEDKEIFEEIGLDWVR is encoded by the coding sequence ATGACAGACACCCCCCACTCCACCCGCTGCGGCGTCGTTGCCGTGCTCGGCGCGCCGAACGCCGGCAAGTCCACCCTCGTCAACGCACTGGTCGGCCAGAAGGTCGCGATCACATCGGCCAAGGCCCAGACCACCCGCGCGCGGATGCTCGGCATTGCGCTGCATGAGCTGGAGGGCGTGCCGACCCAGATGATTCTCGTCGACACCCCCGGCATCTTCGCGCCCCGCCGCCGCCTCGACCGCGCGATGGTGAGCGCCGCGTGGGAGGGCGCCGAGGCGGCGGACGCGGTGCTGCTGATGGTCGATCCGATCAAGCAGCGCCGCCACGAGCTTGAGCCCCTGCTGGAGACGCTCGCGACCCGCCCCGAGCGCAAGATCCTCGTCCTCAACAAGGTCGACCGCGCCAAGAAGGAACCGCTGCTGGTGCTGGCGCAGGAGCTCACCGGCAAGGTCGATTTTGCCGAGGTGTTCTTCATCTCCGCCCTCACCGGAGAAGGCGTTCCCGAACTGAAGGACAACCTCGCCAAGCTGATGCCCGAGGGCGATTGGATGTATCCCGAAGATCAGGTCTCCGACGCCTCGGAACGCCTCCTCGCCGCCGAGATCACCCGCGAACAGCTCTACCAGCAGCTCCACGAGGAACTCCCCTATGACAGCGCGGTGCGGCCCGAGAAATACGAGGTGCGTCCCGATGGCTCCGTCGAAATCCACCAGCAGATCGTCGTCACCCGCGACAACCAGCGTGCGATCGTGCTCGGCAAGGGTGGCTCCAAGATCAAGGCGATCGGCGCGGCAGCACGGGCGGAACTGGCCGAGGTGCTGGGGGTGAAGGTGCACCTCTTCCTGCACGTCAAGGTGCTGGAGAACTGGGCCGAGGACAAGGAAATCTTTGAGGAAATCGGGCTGGACTGGGTGCGGTGA